A stretch of the Vigna radiata var. radiata cultivar VC1973A chromosome 7, Vradiata_ver6, whole genome shotgun sequence genome encodes the following:
- the LOC106767579 gene encoding uncharacterized protein LOC106767579, whose translation MASSKLRKTCSFTNLLLSFLNFSLFILSASSFAPTILLKMPPTSFGLALLMVSGISVLSSFVGFYSQLTHLCFLTHISLLLASLIGQVLSILALFTKEKASMSMLKSPRDPKEAKLLVRVECGALMAMCMLQCVVLMLSCAVHSCWVKDYKELNAEKEASARKRSRRIAEVQEESMANATKMAEIKAKELDEKMKNNYGKWVKTDFEP comes from the coding sequence ATGGCTTCCTCCAAGCTCAGAAAGACATGTTCTTTCACAAACCTTCTCCTTAGCTTTTTgaatttctctctcttcatcCTCTCAGCATCCTCATTTGCACCCACAATTCTCCTCAAGATGCCCCCAACCTCTTTTGGCTTGGCTCTCCTTATGGTCTCTGGCATATCAGTTCTCTCATCTTTTGTGGGCTTCTACTCCCAGCTCACACACTTGTGTTTCCTTACCCACATTTCACTTCTACTAGCCTCCTTAATAGGACAAGTGTTGAGCATATTGGCCTTGTTCACAAAAGAGAAAGCAAGCATGTCCATGCTGAAGTCACCAAGGGACCCCAAAGAAGCCAAACTTTTGGTGAGGGTGGAATGTGGGGCCTTGATGGCAATGTGCATGTTGCAGTGTGTGGTGTTGATGCTGAGTTGTGCAGTGCATAGCTGTTGGGTGAAGGATTATAAGGAACTGAATGCAGAGAAAGAGGCCTCAGCAAGGAAGAGGAGTAGAAGGATTGCTGAAGTGCAGGAGGAGTCCATGGCTAATGCAACCAAGATGGCAGAGATTAAAGCTAAAGAATTggatgagaaaatgaaaaacaattatggGAAATGGGTGAAGACTGATTTTGAACCATGA
- the LOC106767447 gene encoding uncharacterized protein LOC106767447 — protein sequence MESVPNGEEPTSWDELYNINLMPSELFFKFRKELQGIRVGLNMEFYNAPVNEYQAKLVLKPLTPEWKWKIIYEPLHHDVRVLSKKIPITKFLNLQVGIGHNFQMHATGWKWKLTTCLGGDGISRIRNKTSVGLFPGFDLRFGWKADYVLPEITGALGTDEPLFNMHSGRLQASLDRVEAILTHSDDA from the exons ATGGAATCGGTGCCAAACGGGGAGGAACCCACTTCGTGGGATGAGCTATACAACATCAATTTGATGCCTTCCGAGTTGTTCTTCAAGTTCCGAAAAGAACTTCAGGGCATTCGAGTTGGTCTCAATATGGAG TTCTACAATGCCCCAGTCAATGAATATCAAGCCAAGCTTGTATTGAAGCCTTTAACACCTGAATGGAAGTGGAAGATAATTTATGAACCCCTTCATCATGACGTTAGAGTTCTCTCAAAAAAGATCCCCATCACCAAATTTCTTAATCTTCAG GTTGGTATAGGACACAATTTTCAAATGCATGCTACTGGTTGGAAATGGAAGCTTACCACATGTTTGGGTGGAGATGGTATATCCCGGATCCGAAATAAGACATCAGTTGGCTTGTTTCCTGGTTTTGACTTACGGTTTGGATGGAAGGCGGACTATGTTCTTCCTGAAATTACTGG GGCTCTGGGTACTGATGAACCATTGTTCAACATGCACTCGGGACGACTACAAGCCTCGCTAGATAGAGTTGAGGCCATCTTGACCCACAGTGATGATGCATGA
- the LOC106766507 gene encoding uncharacterized protein LOC106766507, with amino-acid sequence MDLECSSFFVTQDEFNLFHRIDRQLYKILVMILFREPGECMQVHALWLWLERVGFRNVVKRVLALPNILINEVADETVLCLNCINNSNFIAPPSSFENSEIPLLQSLVDKEISLQFLYENRVSALQGVAKEMQDVCVRAFTDIMQQAIIRNSNDRVVEAQKVVLKPSSENQNQNPLWFGSIGPLNSRVEVPADDRTLFVTFSKGYRVEEWEVREFFTIAYGDCIEALYMQEVQSNEQALFARIVFRIASTIDMILRGAIKAKFTINGKHVWARKFVPKRIVARSMLTTTLSNFSGEASNTRS; translated from the coding sequence atggaTTTGGAGTGTTCTTCTTTCTTCGTCACCCAAGACGAGTTCAATCTGTTCCACAGAATAGATAGACAACTGTACAAGATCCTCGTGATGATTCTCTTCCGTGAACCAGGCGAATGCATGCAAGTCCATGCCTTGTGGCTGTGGCTGGAGAGGGTGGGGTTTCGCAATGTGGTGAAGAGGGTATTGGCCTTACCCAACATCTTGATCAACGAAGTTGCAGACGAAACCGTCTTGTGTCTGAACTGTATTAACAACAGTAATTTCATAGCACCTCCTTCCTCTTTCGAGAACAGTGAGATTCCCCTTCTGCAGAGTCTAGTGGACAAGGAAATCTCACTTCAGTTCTTGTATGAAAACCGCGTTAGCGCACTCCAAGGTGTGGCAAAAGAGATGCAAGATGTGTGTGTGAGGGCTTTCACTGACATTATGCAGCAAGCCATCATAAGAAACTCCAATGATAGAGTTGTGGAAGCTCAAAAGGTGGTGCTGAAACCCAGTTCAGAGAATCAGAACCAGAACCCTTTGTGGTTTGGCTCAATTGGACCATTGAATTCAAGGGTTGAAGTTCCAGCTGATGATAGAACATTGTTTGTGACGTTCTCGAAGGGGTATCGCGTGGAGGAGTGGGAAGTCAGAGAGTTCTTTACCATAGCTTATGGAGATTGTATTGAGGCACTGTACATGCAGGAAGTGCAATCAAATGAACAAGCACTATTTGCTCGCATTGTTTTTCGCATTGCTTCCACCATTGACATGATTCTCAGAGGAGCAATCAAAGCCAAATTCACCATCAATGGAAAGCATGTATGGGCTCGAAAGTTCGTACCCAAACGAATTGTTGCAAGGAGTATGCTGACAACAACGCTCAGCAACTTTTCCGGGGAAGCCTCGAACACAAGATCCTAG